A stretch of the Porifericola rhodea genome encodes the following:
- a CDS encoding ammonium transporter has product MAEAQETADLGAQLSQNILTTNNVWMMVATFLVFIMHLGFAGVEAGFTQAKNTVNILFKNTLTPAIGLITYALIGFNLMYPGGEGFIVNFAGFNLGPGADYDSLTYADGGYTYWTDFLFQGMFAATAATIVSGAVAERIKINGYLIFTIIFVGIVYPIIGSWQWGGGFLSTYGFYDFAGSTLVHSVGGWGALAGIIILGPRIGKYMNGKVNDFPGSSVPLATIGVFLLWFGWFGFNGGSVLSADPESVSKVLVTTSLAAACGAVGGYVMAYFTFKRLDLGMVLNGVLAGLVGITAGADLMSPYEAMIIGLISGGLVVLSVILLDKLKLDDCVGAVSVHLTCGIFGTLAVGIFGSMASMDQFIIQLVSVLACGAAAFSSALIIFYVLNKAMGLRVSAEHEKEGLDSHEHGIRGYTIIYE; this is encoded by the coding sequence ATGGCAGAAGCACAAGAAACTGCCGATTTGGGAGCACAACTCTCTCAAAACATACTTACTACCAACAACGTATGGATGATGGTAGCTACGTTTTTGGTTTTTATTATGCACCTGGGTTTCGCGGGAGTGGAAGCAGGTTTTACGCAGGCCAAAAATACAGTTAATATCCTTTTCAAAAACACCCTTACCCCAGCCATTGGCCTTATCACTTACGCATTGATAGGCTTCAACCTGATGTATCCTGGTGGTGAAGGTTTTATCGTCAACTTCGCCGGCTTCAATCTGGGACCCGGGGCAGACTACGATTCTCTCACTTATGCCGATGGAGGCTATACCTACTGGACGGACTTCCTATTTCAGGGGATGTTTGCAGCAACTGCAGCAACAATCGTATCTGGTGCGGTAGCAGAAAGAATAAAAATCAACGGTTATCTGATCTTTACCATCATTTTTGTTGGTATTGTATACCCTATCATCGGTAGCTGGCAATGGGGTGGCGGCTTTCTTAGCACATATGGATTCTACGACTTTGCAGGTTCTACACTAGTCCATTCTGTAGGTGGCTGGGGAGCATTGGCTGGTATCATCATTCTCGGTCCAAGAATTGGAAAATACATGAACGGAAAAGTGAATGACTTCCCAGGCTCAAGCGTGCCCTTAGCTACAATTGGTGTATTCTTATTATGGTTTGGCTGGTTTGGATTTAACGGTGGCTCTGTACTTTCTGCCGATCCTGAATCAGTATCTAAAGTTTTGGTAACTACCTCTCTGGCTGCGGCCTGCGGTGCAGTAGGTGGTTATGTAATGGCTTACTTTACTTTCAAAAGGTTAGACCTGGGCATGGTACTTAACGGAGTGCTGGCTGGTTTGGTAGGTATTACTGCTGGTGCTGACCTCATGAGCCCATACGAAGCTATGATTATCGGCCTTATATCCGGAGGACTAGTTGTTCTTTCTGTCATTCTACTTGACAAACTAAAACTGGACGACTGTGTAGGTGCGGTATCTGTACACCTTACCTGCGGTATCTTCGGTACACTAGCTGTAGGCATCTTCGGCTCAATGGCCAGCATGGATCAGTTTATCATTCAGTTGGTAAGTGTACTTGCCTGTGGTGCTGCTGCTTTCTCTAGTGCACTTATCATCTTCTATGTACTGAACAAAGCTATGGGACTGCGCGTATCTGCCGAACACGAAAAAGAAGGTTTGGACAGCCACGAGCACGGTATCCGCGGATACACGATCATTTACGAATAG
- a CDS encoding response regulator transcription factor yields MVRLLLVDDHNVVRDGLKLLLENESDINVIGEAENGREAITKITILQPDIVLLDIRMPRLDGLETLHEINKQQLSTRALVLSMYAQEDYVLRSAKAGASGYLLKSASRDELLTAIRTVSRGNRYFSGSVSGALVEQYLEQSRHLTSMPKYQLLTNKEKSILDLILQGQSNHQIAKRYNNSIRTIETHRFKIMKKMGVHKSKDMIKKAIEEGWHLAC; encoded by the coding sequence ATGGTAAGACTACTATTAGTGGATGATCATAATGTAGTAAGAGACGGACTCAAGTTACTACTGGAAAATGAATCAGACATTAATGTGATAGGAGAAGCTGAAAATGGTCGCGAAGCCATTACAAAAATTACCATCCTTCAGCCCGATATTGTTTTACTGGATATTAGAATGCCCCGCCTGGATGGGTTAGAAACTTTGCATGAAATTAACAAACAGCAACTTTCTACTCGTGCGCTGGTACTTTCAATGTACGCACAGGAAGACTACGTATTACGCTCTGCTAAAGCCGGAGCATCGGGTTACCTATTAAAAAGTGCTTCACGAGACGAATTACTTACTGCCATCAGAACTGTTAGCCGGGGAAACAGATACTTTAGCGGTAGCGTTTCCGGTGCATTGGTAGAACAATATCTTGAGCAAAGCAGGCACCTTACCAGCATGCCTAAATACCAGCTTCTTACCAATAAAGAGAAAAGCATACTAGACCTGATCCTACAAGGACAAAGTAATCACCAGATAGCTAAGCGCTACAACAACAGCATTAGAACTATAGAAACCCACCGCTTTAAAATCATGAAAAAGATGGGAGTACACAAATCCAAAGACATGATTAAGAAAGCTATAGAAGAAGGTTGGCACCTAGCCTGCTAA
- a CDS encoding outer membrane beta-barrel protein, which translates to MKIKTKLLFLALLLANTALYAQDGEKNPLKISGSVDTYYKYDFSGYESESGTSNIGTSFADQQNSLSIGMIDLVMSQELGKASFVGEIAFGPRNASSAGPGSSSGVLEPHIQNLYVSYALTPELSITAGYMGTFVGYEVISPTGNFNYSTSYLFTNGPFQNAGVKLDYSFSDRVSLMVGLFNDWNLYSDGNGMSDFGAQLYVVPVDGWDVYLNMITGFPSGSEFDITTGYQITDDFYLGLNAADYSAPNDGGGFSGAALYAQYALTDNFALGFRGESFSSKDYDDESGASVEGSTVNAFTISGNLTAGPLTFIPELRFDSGEEEIFFKEDMMPTKSASQLLFAVVYAF; encoded by the coding sequence ATGAAAATCAAAACCAAACTCCTATTCCTCGCATTATTATTAGCAAACACAGCCCTATATGCGCAAGACGGAGAGAAGAACCCACTAAAAATATCGGGTTCGGTTGACACTTATTACAAATATGATTTTTCTGGCTACGAGTCAGAAAGTGGCACCTCTAACATAGGCACCAGCTTTGCTGACCAGCAAAACTCATTGTCTATAGGAATGATAGACCTGGTAATGTCTCAGGAGTTGGGTAAAGCCAGTTTTGTAGGAGAAATTGCCTTTGGTCCACGTAATGCTTCTTCTGCAGGACCGGGAAGTAGCTCTGGTGTATTAGAGCCACACATCCAGAATCTTTATGTATCTTATGCTCTTACGCCCGAGCTTTCTATTACTGCCGGTTATATGGGCACCTTTGTAGGTTACGAGGTTATCTCCCCTACGGGTAACTTTAACTATTCTACTTCATACCTTTTTACCAATGGCCCTTTCCAGAATGCCGGGGTCAAACTGGATTACAGCTTCTCGGACAGAGTTTCTTTAATGGTCGGACTGTTTAACGACTGGAACCTGTATAGCGACGGCAATGGCATGTCAGATTTTGGCGCACAATTGTATGTGGTACCTGTAGATGGCTGGGATGTTTACCTTAATATGATCACTGGTTTTCCTTCTGGATCTGAATTTGACATTACTACAGGTTATCAGATTACTGACGATTTTTATTTAGGGTTGAACGCAGCCGACTATTCTGCGCCTAACGATGGTGGTGGTTTTTCTGGTGCCGCTCTGTATGCTCAGTACGCGCTTACCGACAATTTTGCGCTAGGCTTCAGAGGAGAATCATTCAGCTCTAAAGATTATGACGATGAAAGCGGTGCCAGTGTAGAAGGTTCAACTGTAAATGCGTTTACGATCTCTGGAAACTTAACAGCCGGACCATTGACTTTTATTCCTGAGCTAAGGTTTGACAGCGGTGAAGAGGAAATCTTCTTTAAAGAAGATATGATGCCTACAAAAAGCGCTTCTCAGTTACTGTTTGCTGTAGTCTATGCATTTTAA